One genomic window of Anthonomus grandis grandis chromosome 3, icAntGran1.3, whole genome shotgun sequence includes the following:
- the LOC126734308 gene encoding uncharacterized protein LOC126734308 produces the protein MSTGPREGNIVVDSDDDSRIFPETAETVNLENDGIAREEEECLQFGPAEDASQILEECNDVELPPSVAKNATNTQSTKRPAALRANSMQVTHKKKRSNKDDLCDTLRQSIQQRNERARQRADDRKTLLQQNSNFDDPLYNFFISMYQLTKKMPPKYQHKVRGQVYNSVAEAEADIMYPPSDRPFCNLFSRFLFT, from the coding sequence ATGTCAACTGGACCACGAGAAGGAAATATTGTTGTCGATAGCGATGATGACTCAAGAATTTTTCCAGAAACGGCAGAAACTGTAAACTTGGAAAATGACGGAATTGCACGTGAAGAGGAAGAGTGCTTACAATTCGGTCCTGCTGAAGATGCTTCTCAAATTCTTGAAGAATGTAATGATGTTGAACTCCCGCCCAGCGTTGCTAAAAATGCGACCAATACTCAAAGCACGAAACGTCCAGCAGCTTTAAGAGCTAATTCCATGCAAGTTACGCACAAGAAAAAGCGAAGCAATAAAGACGATTTATGTGACACCCTAAGACAATCTATACAACAGCGAAATGAGAGGGCACGACAACGAGCGGACGATAGAAAAACGTTATTACAACAAAACAGTAACTTCGATGACCCcctttataacttttttatatcgatgTATCAGCTTACAAAAAAGATGCCACCCAAATATCAACACAAGGTCAGAGGTCAAGTTTACAATTCAGTAGCCGAAGCAGAAGCAGATATTATGTACCCCCCATCTGACCGACCATTCTGCAATCTCTTTTCACGATTTCTCTTCACGTAG
- the LOC126734306 gene encoding tetratricopeptide repeat protein 12-like produces MEEKLALLEKVAELGNVDEEFNNFLHRVNEVDRIIKKLASKDKNVQKIGDLEAKKYLGEETVTEHLDEERIDMKVTSDKTMFNKQALKAEDSKNPNEMSKESFMAEVEKDADRRYKDRLVRTEKMETFKKQATLAFRRAEFEKALVLYTKAIEQIKDSALLYNNRALTYIKLGLYEKAKADLKEWALRINENGLKSWLLLAKIHFLCEEKEEFGKAVVEAKKRNPEEVKFIEQYCNDLTASDDNGEL; encoded by the exons ATGGAGGAAAAACTGGCGTTGTTAGAAAAAGTGGCCGAACTAGGAAATGTAGACGAGGAATTCAATAATTTCCTGCATAGAGTAAACGAG GTAGATcggataataaaaaaattggcctCGAAAGACAAAAATGTCCAAAAAATCGGCGATCTAGAGGCAAAGAAGTATTTGGGCGAGGAAACCGTTACGGAGCATCTCGATGAGGAGCGAATCGACATGAAAGTGACCAGCGATAAAACAATGTTTAATAAACAAGCCTTAAAAGCGGAGGACAGCAAGAATCCCAACGAAATGTCAAAAG AGTCATTCATGGCAGAAGTGGAAAAAGATGCAGACAGGAGATACAAAGACAGACTAGTAAGGACCGAAAAAatggaaacatttaaaaagcaGGCCACGCTCGCCTTCAGGAGGGCCGAGTTTGAGAAAGCTCTGGTTTTATACACGAAg GCGATAGAACAAATAAAGGACAGCGCATTACTATATAACAATAGGGCtctaacttatataaaattggGGCTCTATGAGAAAGCCAAGGCCGACCTTAAGGAGTGGGCCCTAAGGATCAACGAAAATGGCTTAAAATCTTGGCTTTTATTGGCGAAAATACATTTTCTGTGTGAGGAAAAGGAGGAATTCGGTAAGGCGGTAGTTGAAGCCAAGAAAAGAAATCCAGAAGAAGTTAAATTTATCGAGCAGTATTGTAACGATTTGACTGCTAGCGATGATAATGGTGAACTATAG